The following coding sequences are from one Capsicum annuum cultivar UCD-10X-F1 chromosome 3, UCD10Xv1.1, whole genome shotgun sequence window:
- the LOC107865988 gene encoding pectinesterase inhibitor: MALSYSSVSFLIVSLLSIFFTLTSVKADLIDSVCSKSSDKVVCFSALRDDPRSKGANPEGLAAIAIELSQKKATSVYSLVSALLKQTTDPKLKMRYSSCLETFNDAINNLGKLPGYLKSKDYYNLSTHASAAIGAPTTCDNNFLEAPAEVLQLRDASHNLRGLIDVILCLCFFL; this comes from the coding sequence atggcactcTCATATTCCTCAGTCTCATTTCTGATAGTTTCTCTACTGTCAATCTTCTTCACGTTAACAAGCGTGAAAGCCGATTTGATAGATAGTGTTTGTTCGAAATCTTCAGACAAGGTTGTGTGTTTTTCTGCTTTAAGAGATGATCCTCGATCCAAAGGTGCAAATCCCGAAGGTCTCGCGGCGATTGCAATAGAGTTATCACAAAAGAAAGCCACATCAGTGTATAGTCTTGTTAGTGCATTGCTTAAACAGACTACAGATCCTAAATTAAAGATGCGATACAGTTCGTGTTTGGAGACTTTTAACGACGCTATTAATAATCTTGGAAAATTGCCAGGATATTTGAAGTCTAAAGACTATTACAATTTGAGTACTCATGCTTCTGCTGCTATAGGTGCTCCAACAACATGTGATAACAACTTTTTAGAAGCACCAGCTGAAGTGCTCCAACTCAGAGATGCAAGTCACAATCTTCGAGGACTTATCGATGTCATTTTGTGTCTTTGCTTTTTTCTGTAA